Proteins found in one Desulfovibrio sp. genomic segment:
- a CDS encoding HD domain-containing phosphohydrolase — protein sequence MEAISLKELAVPIIKSIDNCNYLLKSHHRRTAIIAYHIGKKMNLDCDQLFRLIIAAAVHDVGALSVQERDALIQADVHNPRPHCEMGYRMLSSFGPFKDVARIIRHHHIHYDASLNMEEGEVLLDSHILHLADRVDVLINPDVFVLKQKASVIENIRANVSTTFHPDVFAAFAQASAPDIFWIEINNLELDQLFRLVDSSMNFDLTLENVLDFALTISRIIDFRSHFTASHSYTVANLACELGKIFDFSRERCLKLKISGYLHDIGKIGIDPGLIEKGGPLTDDEFDQVKLHTYYTGQILSSLSISEWFYEIVLWAKNHHEKKDGTGYPYCLHEEDLDVGSKILAFSDVIAALMEDRPYRKSLPIDTAFEIIRKSISAKISDQMFDVIEGHKDEINTIVLQCQQNIKKQYRPEAAS from the coding sequence ATGGAAGCTATCTCTCTGAAAGAATTGGCTGTCCCTATCATCAAATCCATCGATAACTGCAATTACCTTTTAAAGTCACACCATAGGCGCACAGCCATCATTGCCTACCATATTGGCAAAAAAATGAATCTTGACTGTGATCAGCTCTTCAGGCTGATCATTGCAGCTGCGGTTCATGATGTTGGAGCCTTGTCTGTTCAGGAGCGCGATGCGCTCATTCAGGCTGATGTGCATAATCCCAGGCCGCACTGTGAAATGGGATACAGAATGCTGTCGTCATTCGGCCCGTTCAAGGACGTTGCCAGGATTATCAGGCACCACCATATCCACTATGATGCATCGCTGAATATGGAAGAAGGCGAGGTTCTGCTGGACAGCCACATCCTTCACCTTGCGGACCGGGTTGACGTGCTGATCAACCCTGACGTCTTTGTGCTCAAGCAAAAAGCTTCAGTTATAGAAAACATCAGGGCCAACGTTTCCACCACGTTTCATCCTGATGTCTTCGCTGCCTTTGCGCAGGCATCAGCTCCGGATATCTTCTGGATTGAAATCAACAATCTCGAGCTTGATCAGCTTTTCAGGCTGGTCGATTCGTCGATGAATTTTGACCTTACACTTGAGAATGTTCTCGATTTTGCCTTGACCATTTCACGCATTATTGACTTCCGAAGCCATTTTACTGCCTCACATTCCTACACGGTAGCCAATCTCGCTTGTGAACTGGGTAAAATATTTGACTTTTCCAGGGAGCGCTGTCTGAAGCTGAAGATCAGCGGCTATCTGCATGATATAGGTAAAATTGGGATCGACCCCGGCCTTATTGAAAAGGGAGGGCCACTCACTGATGATGAATTCGATCAGGTCAAGTTGCATACCTATTATACGGGGCAGATACTGAGCAGCCTCAGCATCTCCGAGTGGTTTTATGAAATTGTGCTCTGGGCCAAGAATCATCACGAGAAGAAGGATGGCACCGGGTATCCTTATTGCCTGCACGAAGAAGATCTGGACGTAGGCTCAAAAATACTGGCGTTTTCAGATGTGATTGCGGCCTTGATGGAAGACCGCCCATATCGCAAGAGTCTGCCTATTGATACGGCCTTTGAGATAATCAGAAAAAGCATCTCTGCAAAGATTTCTGATCAAATGTTTGATGTCATAGAAGGGCACAAAGACGAAATAAACACCATTGTGTTGCAGTGTCAGCAGAACATCAAAAAACAATACAGACCAGAGGCGGCCAGTTAG
- a CDS encoding VOC family protein — MFRYVHTNIIAKDAARLIAFYKQTLHCTSIGQTRDLRGPWLDRLTGLPKAHITGEHLLLPGYDDSHPTLEIFSYDTLRDALPPEVNRPGFAHLAFEVDDVETTLAEIIAAGGGQIGEIVTAAYPNDMEAVFVYARDPEGNIIELQSWRKMQTNS, encoded by the coding sequence ATGTTCCGCTATGTGCACACAAACATCATTGCAAAGGATGCCGCCAGACTCATTGCCTTTTACAAGCAGACGCTGCATTGCACGAGCATAGGGCAAACGCGTGATCTGCGAGGGCCGTGGCTTGACCGGCTCACCGGTTTGCCCAAGGCCCACATTACTGGCGAGCATCTGCTGCTGCCTGGCTACGACGACAGCCATCCAACGCTTGAAATTTTTTCTTACGACACACTGCGCGACGCTCTGCCACCGGAGGTCAATCGCCCCGGCTTTGCGCACCTTGCTTTTGAAGTGGACGACGTGGAAACAACCCTCGCGGAGATCATTGCCGCTGGCGGTGGGCAAATTGGCGAGATTGTCACAGCAGCCTACCCCAACGACATGGAAGCGGTTTTTGTGTACGCGCGCGACCCTGAAGGCAACATTATTGAACTGCAAAGCTGGCGCAAGATGCAGACAAATTCATAA
- a CDS encoding methyl-accepting chemotaxis protein — protein sequence MRQISINTICTLSVTAAVVAVITVLVIYVSTSSYHMVAGVQTEALNEASKTVARSAEIYIQQSVDVATILSRQEPVLKAFAGQPQEAQELLTNYVKSLPGYWSFLLFDLKGRIVAGVNSDMGDLTGGNRADRDYARQIFSGKDVALSESVMKATSGDVLIYVAAKAVRGKDGALLGAVAVCPRWTDFTEKTIDPIRLGRRGYGFTIDQSGRFISHSMDKKLLLQDYSKEKFIQDALAKGSGTFSYEWKGEDKFMSVAKVSATGWLVCMSAYDSELTAPAAEQRSVLYMVGVGAVLLLTLVIRIVNRKLVFAPLQQLTDFTEAVAQGDFKAVLAGKYRAEMKRFAGHLCTMVDELKKRLGFAQGVLNGIPTPCYIVDSDFKVTWLNEQVCSLLGKSDPKDTYLGQRSGLFSRGDANHETLSDRAIKERKALNREFDYTAQSGKQLRVSVQTTPFYDLDGRMLGSITFWTDLTEIYGQKTRIEAQNAAIAQTAVEVSQVAETIATASQQLSQQIAHSSEGAREQSGRVSDTANAVEEMNATIIEVARSASATSENAEKAKLKAQDGARLVEEVSAAVQSIRNEAGQMTDSMRSLGEQAQGIGAIMGVISDIADQTNLLALNAAIEAARAGEAGRGFAVVADEVRKLAEKTAHATTEVRTAIGGIQSGTNTAAAQMDAAVERVTQATGLAQRSGEALAEIVKMVESAGDQVRSIATAAEQQSATSEEINRAVSSISVIATETDDAMAQSTEAVEALVAQTQKLEQLIAALRSS from the coding sequence ATGCGCCAGATCAGCATCAATACTATCTGCACATTGTCCGTAACGGCAGCGGTTGTTGCCGTGATTACCGTGCTTGTCATCTACGTGTCCACCTCGTCCTACCACATGGTTGCCGGAGTGCAGACCGAGGCCCTGAACGAAGCCAGCAAAACTGTGGCGCGTTCTGCTGAAATATACATCCAGCAGTCTGTGGATGTGGCCACCATCCTTTCTCGACAGGAACCTGTGCTGAAGGCCTTTGCCGGTCAGCCCCAGGAAGCGCAGGAATTATTGACAAACTATGTCAAATCCTTGCCAGGATACTGGTCTTTTCTGCTTTTTGACCTCAAGGGGCGTATCGTTGCCGGGGTCAATTCCGATATGGGCGACTTGACCGGGGGCAACAGGGCTGATCGGGATTATGCCCGCCAGATATTCAGCGGCAAGGATGTAGCCCTGAGCGAAAGCGTCATGAAAGCCACCTCGGGCGATGTGCTGATCTACGTGGCGGCCAAAGCTGTGCGCGGCAAGGACGGCGCGTTGCTCGGCGCTGTGGCTGTGTGCCCCCGCTGGACGGACTTTACGGAAAAAACCATTGACCCCATCCGGTTGGGGCGGCGCGGGTACGGCTTTACCATCGACCAGAGCGGTCGTTTCATTTCCCACAGCATGGACAAAAAGCTCCTGCTTCAGGATTATTCCAAGGAAAAATTCATTCAGGACGCTCTCGCAAAGGGCAGCGGAACCTTCAGCTATGAATGGAAAGGCGAGGACAAATTCATGTCTGTGGCCAAAGTTTCGGCTACAGGATGGCTTGTGTGCATGAGCGCCTATGATTCCGAGCTTACGGCGCCAGCGGCGGAGCAACGGTCAGTGCTGTACATGGTGGGCGTGGGCGCGGTTCTTCTGCTGACGTTGGTGATACGCATTGTGAACCGCAAGCTTGTGTTCGCTCCCCTCCAACAGCTTACAGATTTTACAGAAGCCGTGGCGCAGGGTGATTTCAAGGCCGTGCTCGCAGGCAAATACCGTGCAGAGATGAAACGCTTTGCCGGGCACCTCTGCACAATGGTGGACGAGCTGAAAAAACGCCTTGGTTTTGCACAGGGCGTGCTCAACGGCATTCCCACGCCATGCTACATCGTGGACAGCGATTTCAAGGTGACCTGGCTGAATGAGCAGGTGTGCAGTTTGCTGGGCAAGTCTGATCCCAAGGATACATATCTGGGGCAGCGCTCGGGACTTTTCTCAAGGGGGGATGCCAACCATGAGACTCTGTCTGACCGGGCCATCAAGGAACGCAAGGCGCTGAACCGTGAGTTTGACTATACGGCGCAGTCTGGAAAGCAGTTGCGTGTTTCCGTGCAGACAACGCCATTTTATGATCTGGATGGCCGCATGCTGGGTTCCATTACATTCTGGACGGATCTGACGGAAATTTACGGTCAGAAAACGCGCATTGAAGCGCAGAACGCGGCCATTGCCCAGACTGCCGTTGAGGTTTCGCAAGTGGCGGAAACCATCGCCACGGCCTCGCAACAGCTTTCGCAGCAGATCGCGCATTCGAGCGAGGGCGCGCGCGAGCAGAGTGGCCGCGTGAGCGACACCGCCAATGCCGTGGAGGAGATGAACGCCACAATTATTGAGGTAGCCAGAAGCGCCTCTGCCACATCGGAAAATGCCGAAAAGGCCAAGCTGAAGGCGCAGGATGGCGCCCGGCTGGTGGAGGAAGTCAGCGCCGCTGTGCAGAGCATCCGCAATGAAGCAGGGCAGATGACCGACAGCATGCGCAGCCTGGGCGAGCAGGCGCAAGGCATCGGAGCCATCATGGGCGTTATTTCAGATATCGCCGATCAGACCAACCTTCTGGCGCTCAATGCAGCCATTGAGGCCGCGCGCGCAGGCGAAGCCGGGCGCGGTTTTGCCGTGGTGGCGGACGAAGTGCGCAAGCTGGCGGAAAAAACCGCTCACGCCACCACCGAGGTGCGCACGGCCATTGGCGGCATACAAAGCGGCACCAACACCGCTGCCGCACAGATGGATGCCGCCGTGGAGCGCGTAACCCAGGCCACAGGGCTGGCCCAGCGCTCTGGCGAGGCTTTGGCTGAAATTGTGAAAATGGTTGAATCTGCGGGGGATCAGGTGCGTTCCATTGCCACTGCCGCCGAGCAGCAGTCCGCCACATCTGAAGAGATAAACCGTGCCGTCAGTTCCATCAGCGTTATCGCAACTGAAACGGATGATGCCATGGCTCAGTCAACCGAGGCGGTCGAAGCCCTTGTGGCTCAGACCCAAAAGCTTGAACAGCTTATAGCGGCCTTGCGCTCCAGTTAG
- a CDS encoding DUF6056 family protein, producing MQHTELNSAAQTVQKSTQLRRNRLIFTGLLIIAIMSWFCAMTPWVSDDYAFSSIYPGCTGLWDMQVLEYHEWSGKFIGHFMSRVLLRGPVWLHPLLTPAMFLLLVVSGSLLAVGAQWRERLSAWHLAVMAGLVWIALPAFGTVFFWRTGTGDYGYSLVWGVLFLVPYRIWADKADFRMPGGLLYALVGVLAGWSNENVGMLVLLAALGVTLFRWRTSRSMPAWALSGIAGAAFGWGMMMAAPGNAVRLAAVGGAEKIPLLSVPALLRFMEFWGTQQIEMLPYFLAALALAWLLRRRGLLKPAAWIPAVIFFLMAQASLAAFIASPSTPYRAMSATFFFAALCPFSLLAALNPSSIKAKALFVIFCALLLSSVLIEARVFLMAQPVIATHNNSTLRSLDYPETDKYFFPGYDIREISLFSTDWRGFVPWNEAHTLRVFEAPDARALVACNIAFFDNLPQGKIHVSARVRTSTTASLLQQAARALFESPDEGIVSARTAALRYFPAAATVTDDGKAAVFIPGIKSVDDIAYIAVEQPGAPLVWRRASAPHSQN from the coding sequence ATGCAACACACTGAATTAAATTCTGCGGCACAGACGGTTCAAAAATCCACTCAATTACGTCGCAATCGCCTTATTTTCACAGGCCTGCTCATTATAGCCATCATGTCATGGTTCTGCGCCATGACACCGTGGGTCAGCGATGATTATGCCTTTTCGAGCATTTATCCTGGCTGCACTGGCCTGTGGGACATGCAGGTGCTCGAATACCACGAATGGAGTGGAAAATTTATCGGGCATTTCATGTCCCGCGTGCTGTTGCGCGGGCCAGTATGGCTGCACCCCCTGCTCACTCCGGCCATGTTTCTTCTGCTTGTTGTCAGCGGCTCGCTGCTGGCTGTGGGCGCACAGTGGCGTGAACGCCTGAGCGCCTGGCACCTCGCTGTCATGGCCGGGTTGGTATGGATTGCTCTGCCCGCATTTGGGACTGTTTTTTTCTGGCGCACCGGCACGGGTGATTACGGCTACAGCCTCGTGTGGGGCGTTCTTTTTTTGGTGCCGTACCGCATCTGGGCTGACAAAGCGGACTTCCGCATGCCGGGTGGCCTGCTTTATGCGCTTGTGGGTGTTCTTGCAGGCTGGAGCAACGAAAATGTCGGCATGCTGGTTCTGCTGGCAGCTCTGGGCGTGACGTTGTTTCGCTGGCGCACATCCCGCAGCATGCCTGCGTGGGCATTATCGGGCATTGCGGGGGCAGCCTTTGGCTGGGGCATGATGATGGCCGCGCCGGGCAATGCCGTGCGCCTGGCCGCTGTCGGCGGCGCGGAAAAAATCCCGCTGCTGTCCGTGCCTGCCCTTTTGCGCTTTATGGAATTCTGGGGCACGCAACAAATCGAGATGCTGCCATATTTTCTTGCAGCTCTGGCCCTTGCATGGCTATTGCGCCGCCGGGGGCTTTTAAAGCCTGCCGCGTGGATACCCGCAGTGATTTTCTTTCTCATGGCCCAGGCCAGCCTTGCAGCCTTTATTGCCAGCCCCTCAACGCCCTACAGGGCCATGAGCGCGACTTTCTTTTTCGCCGCGCTCTGCCCCTTTTCCCTGCTTGCAGCCCTGAACCCCTCAAGCATCAAGGCCAAGGCTCTTTTTGTCATATTCTGCGCCCTGCTGCTCTCAAGCGTGCTGATAGAAGCCCGCGTTTTCCTTATGGCGCAGCCGGTCATTGCCACGCATAACAATAGTACCTTGCGCAGCCTGGACTACCCGGAAACAGACAAGTATTTCTTCCCCGGCTACGATATCCGCGAAATAAGCCTTTTCTCAACAGATTGGCGTGGTTTCGTGCCGTGGAACGAGGCGCACACGTTACGCGTCTTTGAAGCGCCGGATGCCCGAGCGCTCGTGGCATGCAACATTGCGTTTTTCGACAACCTGCCTCAAGGCAAAATTCACGTGTCGGCGAGGGTGCGCACCTCCACCACAGCAAGCCTGTTGCAACAGGCGGCAAGGGCCTTGTTTGAAAGCCCTGACGAGGGAATTGTTTCAGCCAGAACGGCAGCTTTGCGGTATTTCCCTGCCGCCGCCACGGTTACGGACGATGGCAAGGCCGCGGTGTTTATTCCCGGCATCAAATCTGTGGACGACATCGCCTATATCGCTGTAGAACAGCCTGGCGCGCCCCTTGTATGGCGCAGAGCAAGTGCGCCTCATTCGCAAAACTGA
- a CDS encoding glycosyltransferase family 2 protein, whose translation MSRTAPLLALVVPCYNEEETLPRTLDALAGLLADLKKQGRVHAESFALYVNDGSRDRTWELLEERHAIDPFCRGASFAANAGHQNAVWAGMVTARDMGVDCIISLDADLQDDIAAIPEMIDRYMEGNDIVYGVRNDRSTDTPFKRRTAHMFYRFMRWLKVPLIPDHADYRLVARPVLEALDEIHEHSLFLRGIFPALGFKSAQVFYVRQCRMAGESKYPFWKMVSFAWKGITACSVAPLRIAGLMSMLCMLAALAFSGVSLLKYAMGETIQGWTSLIIVVLLLGSVQLFCLALVGEYLAKIFTEVRHRPRYIIAKKL comes from the coding sequence TTGTCCCGCACCGCCCCATTGTTGGCACTGGTTGTACCCTGCTATAATGAAGAGGAAACCCTGCCCCGCACCCTTGATGCCCTGGCCGGTCTGTTGGCCGACCTCAAAAAACAGGGCCGTGTGCATGCTGAAAGTTTTGCCCTCTACGTGAACGATGGCAGCCGTGACCGTACATGGGAACTGCTTGAAGAACGCCACGCGATCGACCCCTTTTGCCGGGGTGCAAGCTTTGCCGCCAATGCAGGCCACCAGAACGCCGTATGGGCGGGCATGGTCACGGCGCGCGACATGGGCGTGGACTGCATCATCAGCCTCGATGCCGACTTGCAGGACGACATTGCCGCCATCCCCGAAATGATCGACCGCTACATGGAAGGCAACGATATCGTCTACGGCGTGCGCAATGACCGCAGCACGGATACGCCTTTCAAACGGCGCACTGCACACATGTTTTACAGATTCATGCGCTGGCTCAAGGTGCCGTTGATCCCCGACCATGCCGACTACCGCCTTGTGGCTCGCCCCGTGCTTGAAGCGCTGGACGAAATCCACGAGCATTCACTCTTTCTGCGCGGCATTTTTCCGGCTCTCGGCTTTAAAAGCGCTCAGGTCTTCTACGTGCGCCAGTGCCGCATGGCCGGAGAAAGTAAGTATCCTTTCTGGAAGATGGTGTCTTTTGCCTGGAAGGGCATTACGGCATGCAGCGTGGCGCCTCTGCGCATTGCGGGCCTAATGAGCATGCTCTGCATGCTGGCGGCGCTGGCCTTCAGCGGCGTTTCCCTGCTCAAATACGCCATGGGCGAGACTATTCAGGGCTGGACATCACTGATTATTGTGGTCTTGCTGCTGGGTTCTGTGCAGCTTTTCTGCCTGGCGCTGGTTGGTGAATACCTTGCAAAAATCTTTACCGAAGTGCGCCACAGACCCCGCTACATCATCGCCAAAAAGCTGTAG
- a CDS encoding sigma 54-interacting transcriptional regulator: MNSPAVDLLHECETEPCRGRIIALLLHMGRLLSEQSDIVAALDSLLDYMRREMGMARGMISLLHRESGHVFVYRSMGMTPSEQDRGVYHVGEGITGKVVESAEPIIVRKIGSEPAFLNRTGSLALERDKDMSFICVPIRHGRKVLGAISASRLYRTESALQQHVNVLSVMAQMLAHAVELYLVENIDKVEWEKRTRLLLSDLKERFHPSNMIGISRPMQDVYELIRKVSATRTTVLLLGESGVGKEMVANALHYGGLAPGGPFVKCNCAALPESIVESELFGHEKGSFTGAVFRKGRFEEADGGTIFLDEVGELPLGVQAKLLRLLQERCFERVGGNRSIAVNIRIVAATNRDLAEMVAAGTFREDLFYRLNVFPIMIPPLRERGDDVVALAEHFAAHYASETEKNLTGISPAALNLLMRHTWPGNVRELENVIHRAVILAEGSLLHVYDLPLALQQTETPQTAQPSGLEARLASIEYDMLVETLRRCRGNTSKAAENLGLTRRSMGLRMKKFNLTYRQFRGEG, translated from the coding sequence ATGAATTCCCCAGCCGTAGACCTGTTGCACGAATGCGAGACCGAACCCTGCCGTGGCAGGATTATTGCGCTCTTGCTCCACATGGGCAGATTGCTTTCTGAACAAAGCGATATCGTGGCCGCGTTGGACAGCCTGCTGGACTACATGCGCCGCGAGATGGGCATGGCGCGGGGCATGATAAGCCTGCTGCACCGTGAATCCGGCCACGTGTTCGTTTATCGCAGCATGGGCATGACCCCCTCGGAACAGGACAGGGGCGTGTACCACGTGGGCGAGGGCATAACCGGCAAGGTGGTGGAAAGCGCCGAGCCTATCATCGTGCGCAAAATAGGCAGCGAACCTGCTTTTTTGAACCGCACGGGCAGCCTTGCCCTTGAGCGCGACAAGGACATGTCCTTCATCTGCGTACCCATCCGGCATGGGCGCAAGGTGCTGGGCGCCATCAGCGCCAGCCGCCTCTACCGCACGGAATCAGCCCTTCAGCAGCATGTGAATGTGCTCAGCGTCATGGCCCAGATGCTGGCCCATGCGGTGGAGCTGTATCTTGTTGAAAATATCGACAAGGTCGAGTGGGAAAAACGCACCCGCCTGCTGCTCAGCGATCTGAAAGAACGGTTTCATCCATCAAATATGATTGGCATTTCGCGCCCCATGCAGGATGTGTACGAGCTTATCCGCAAGGTTTCCGCAACGCGCACCACGGTGCTGTTGCTCGGCGAAAGCGGCGTGGGCAAGGAAATGGTCGCCAATGCGCTGCACTACGGCGGGCTTGCGCCGGGCGGGCCCTTCGTCAAGTGCAACTGCGCGGCCCTGCCAGAAAGCATTGTGGAAAGCGAACTGTTTGGTCACGAAAAAGGGTCGTTCACCGGCGCGGTTTTTCGCAAGGGGCGTTTTGAAGAGGCCGATGGCGGCACTATCTTTCTGGACGAGGTGGGCGAGCTGCCCCTGGGCGTGCAGGCCAAGCTGTTGCGCCTGTTGCAGGAGCGCTGCTTTGAGCGCGTGGGCGGCAACCGCAGTATTGCCGTAAATATCCGTATAGTTGCGGCCACCAACAGGGACCTTGCCGAAATGGTGGCGGCGGGCACGTTCAGGGAAGACCTGTTCTACAGGCTCAACGTGTTCCCCATCATGATTCCGCCACTGCGCGAGCGTGGCGATGACGTTGTGGCGCTGGCAGAACACTTTGCGGCCCACTATGCCAGTGAAACGGAAAAAAATCTGACGGGCATTTCACCCGCAGCCCTGAATCTGCTCATGCGGCACACCTGGCCGGGCAACGTGCGCGAGCTAGAAAACGTCATCCACCGGGCGGTGATTCTGGCCGAGGGCAGTTTGCTGCACGTCTATGATCTGCCGCTGGCCCTGCAACAGACAGAAACCCCGCAAACAGCGCAGCCGAGTGGTCTGGAGGCCCGGCTGGCCTCCATTGAATACGATATGCTGGTGGAGACCCTGCGCCGCTGTCGCGGCAACACCAGCAAAGCCGCGGAAAACCTCGGCCTGACGCGTCGCAGCATGGGCCTGCGCATGAAGAAATTCAACCTGACGTACAGGCAGTTTCGCGGTGAAGGCTAG
- a CDS encoding pyridoxamine 5'-phosphate oxidase family protein, with amino-acid sequence MQLRMKEHPLTTEQMDSLLDAVQVGHLATLGENGFPYVTPVHFVRMNGRIYFHGLAAGQKLKNLRADSRVCFEVEGQHSFIQADTPCDTNTAYQSVIITGNATVVEDRDVKIAALDAVVAKHTPQHVGTAYPENMLKVTAVVEITIHEITGKYYA; translated from the coding sequence ATGCAGCTACGTATGAAAGAACACCCGCTGACCACTGAACAGATGGATTCCCTGCTTGATGCTGTTCAGGTCGGGCACCTTGCCACGCTGGGAGAAAATGGTTTCCCTTACGTTACTCCTGTGCACTTTGTGCGCATGAACGGGCGCATTTACTTTCATGGTCTGGCGGCAGGGCAGAAGCTGAAAAATCTGCGTGCCGATTCCAGGGTCTGTTTTGAAGTTGAAGGCCAGCATTCGTTTATTCAGGCCGACACTCCCTGCGACACCAACACCGCCTACCAGAGCGTGATTATTACGGGCAATGCCACCGTGGTCGAAGACCGCGATGTAAAGATCGCCGCCCTCGATGCCGTTGTTGCCAAGCACACTCCCCAGCATGTGGGCACGGCCTATCCTGAAAACATGCTCAAGGTGACGGCGGTGGTTGAAATCACCATTCATGAAATCACCGGGAAATACTATGCGTGA
- a CDS encoding gamma-glutamylcyclotransferase family protein produces the protein MDITTGFEQYGRKDRQYYFAYGSNMNPQQMAERCSAARVVCAACLPGYRLAFYGRNRVWDGGQETVVQTPGPDKEQAVWGVLYELSFSDAASLDLWCSVRLDGGGAYFHYPVLVVDATGREHTAVLYKKDVLGQAVAPSSEYLAHILAGARANGLPGAYVNYLEKLLSAPARYPVPRRDALLRGVLRESTCAECAG, from the coding sequence ATGGATATCACCACGGGCTTTGAGCAGTACGGGCGTAAGGACAGGCAGTACTATTTTGCCTACGGCTCCAACATGAACCCGCAGCAAATGGCTGAGCGCTGCTCTGCCGCCCGCGTGGTGTGCGCGGCCTGTCTGCCGGGATACAGGCTGGCTTTTTATGGGCGCAACCGTGTGTGGGACGGAGGGCAGGAAACCGTGGTGCAGACGCCGGGGCCAGACAAGGAGCAGGCAGTGTGGGGCGTGCTGTACGAGCTGTCGTTCAGCGATGCCGCAAGCCTTGATTTGTGGTGCAGCGTGCGGCTGGACGGCGGCGGGGCGTACTTTCATTATCCTGTGCTGGTGGTGGATGCGACAGGCCGTGAGCATACGGCAGTGTTGTACAAAAAAGATGTGCTGGGGCAGGCCGTAGCACCAAGCAGCGAGTATCTGGCCCATATTCTTGCTGGCGCACGGGCCAACGGCCTGCCTGGCGCATATGTGAATTATCTTGAAAAGTTGCTGAGCGCCCCAGCGCGGTATCCTGTGCCCAGGCGGGATGCCCTACTCAGGGGCGTGCTGCGTGAGTCTACCTGCGCAGAGTGCGCCGGATAG
- the anfK gene encoding Fe-only nitrogenase subunit beta, whose amino-acid sequence MSCEIMEKERAGVINPIFTCQPCGAQYASIGIKDCIAIVHGGQGCVMFVRLLFSQHFKDNFEIASSSVHEDGAVFGATNRVEEAVDVLLMRYPEVKVVPIISTCSTEVIGDDIDGVVTKLNNGLLKEKYAGREVHLIAIHTPSFVGSMISGYDVAVRDIITHFAEKGEPNGKLNLVTGWVNPGDVKELKHLLKLMDVDANVLFEIESFDSPLLPDGSGKSHGSTTIADLKDTANSLGTIALNRYEGGKAAEYLHKEFDIPTVIGPSPIGIRNTDIFLKQVSQLTGKPLTKELVHERGIALDAITDVAHMFLADKKVAIYGNPDLVIGLAQFCIDLEMKPQLLLLGDDNPRYADDPRLKEMVEKVNWKMEVVTNADLWDLDGRLKRKELELDLILGHSKGRWAAMDNNIPMLRVGFPTYDRAGLYRYPVMGYAGAMWLAENMANTLFTDMEYKKNKEWILNVW is encoded by the coding sequence ATGTCTTGCGAAATTATGGAAAAGGAAAGGGCAGGGGTCATCAATCCCATATTCACCTGTCAGCCCTGCGGCGCGCAGTACGCGAGCATTGGCATCAAGGACTGCATCGCCATTGTTCATGGCGGCCAGGGCTGCGTTATGTTTGTGCGCCTGCTGTTTTCGCAGCACTTCAAGGATAATTTTGAAATCGCTTCGTCCTCGGTGCACGAAGACGGCGCGGTATTCGGCGCAACCAACCGCGTGGAAGAAGCCGTGGACGTGCTGCTGATGCGCTACCCCGAAGTGAAGGTGGTACCCATCATTTCCACCTGCTCCACAGAGGTCATCGGCGACGACATCGATGGCGTTGTGACCAAGCTCAACAACGGCCTGCTCAAGGAAAAGTACGCGGGCCGCGAGGTGCACCTTATCGCCATCCACACGCCCAGCTTTGTGGGCAGCATGATCAGCGGCTATGATGTGGCCGTGCGCGACATCATCACCCACTTTGCGGAAAAGGGCGAACCCAACGGCAAGCTCAATCTTGTCACCGGATGGGTAAACCCCGGCGACGTCAAGGAACTCAAGCACCTGCTCAAACTCATGGACGTGGACGCCAACGTGCTGTTTGAAATTGAGAGCTTTGATTCGCCGCTGTTGCCGGATGGCTCGGGCAAGTCGCACGGCAGCACCACCATCGCCGACCTCAAGGACACCGCCAATTCCCTGGGCACCATTGCCCTCAACAGGTACGAAGGCGGCAAGGCAGCGGAATATCTGCACAAGGAATTTGATATCCCCACGGTCATCGGCCCTTCGCCTATCGGCATCCGCAATACGGATATTTTCCTCAAGCAGGTTTCGCAGCTCACGGGCAAGCCCCTCACCAAGGAGCTGGTGCACGAGCGCGGCATTGCCCTGGACGCCATTACCGATGTGGCCCACATGTTTCTGGCGGATAAGAAGGTGGCTATCTACGGCAATCCCGATCTGGTCATCGGTCTGGCGCAGTTCTGCATTGACCTTGAAATGAAGCCTCAGCTCCTGCTGCTGGGCGACGACAATCCGCGTTACGCCGACGATCCGCGCCTCAAGGAAATGGTGGAAAAGGTCAACTGGAAGATGGAAGTGGTCACCAACGCCGACTTGTGGGATCTGGATGGCCGCCTGAAGCGCAAGGAACTTGAGCTGGATCTGATCCTCGGCCACTCCAAGGGCCGTTGGGCAGCCATGGACAACAATATTCCCATGCTGCGCGTGGGCTTTCCCACCTACGACCGCGCGGGTCTGTATAGGTACCCGGTCATGGGGTACGCTGGGGCCATGTGGCTGGCCGAAAACATGGCAAATACCCTGTTTACCGACATGGAATACAAGAAGAACAAGGAATGGATTCTTAACGTCTGGTAG